From the genome of Burkholderia cepacia ATCC 25416:
GTGCCGCCCTTGTCGTTACGCGTGCGGCGCGAGCGCGTAACGGCCGACGTGCCACTGCAGGCTCTCGACGACGAGCGCGTGATTGTGTTCCGAGGCGAGCCCCGCGATCGTCATCGCGCCGACGATGCCGGCCCCGGCGACACGCAACGGCACGCCACCGCCGTCGAGCGCATAGTCGTCATCCGACAGCCCCTGCGATTGCAGCGACCAGCCGGCGCGTCGAAAGCGCTCGCCGACCGCGAGTGAGCTGAGGCCGAAGCGCAACACCGTGTTCTGTCGCCGGCGGATCGCGTCGCTGTCGTTCGCGTGGCTGCCGTCGAGCGCGCAGTAGAACAGCGGCGCCTGCTCGCCGACGATGCTCACCGCGATCGGCAGCCCGCGGCGCGACGCGAGGTTGACCGCGATCTCGCCCATCCGGCGGGCAAGCGCCGCATCGAAGCGCGGCAGCGCCGGGTTCGACGCATCGTCGTCGAACGGGTGGGGATCGAGGCGAAAGAGGGTCGTCACCATGGCGGCTCCGTGGCGTTCCCGGCTCTGGGTGCGCGTGCCGGGCATCGCATCGTCACGGGCCGCGCGCGGGCCCGTCTTCCATTCAGCGCTTCGGCGCCGCGTCGAGCATCCATTCGTGCGCGGGGTCGTTCCTGAACGCCCACGCGCGGCTCGGCCCGGCCATCACGTTCAGGTAGTACAGGTTGTAGCCGTGCGGCGCGACGACCGGATGGTAGCCGCGCGGCACCATCACGACGTCGTGGTTCTCGACCGCGCACGCTTCGTCGAGGCTGCGGTCGTCCGTGTACACGCGCTGGAACGCGAAACCCTGCGGCGGATCGATCCGGTGGTAGTAGGTTTCCTCGAGCGAGGTTTCGTCGGGCGCTGCGTCGCGGTCGTGCTTGTGCGGCGGATAGCTGCTCGAATGGCTCGCCGGCGTGACGACCTCGACGACGAGGAGGCGCTCGGCCGCCGGGTTGTCGCCCATCAGGATGTCGCACACGTAGCGCGTGTTGGTGCCTTGGCCGCGTACCGAGCGGCGCATCCGTTCGCCGTCGAGGCGTTGCACGGGCTTGTCGCCGCTCGCGTACGGCGCGGTGCACAGCGCGATTTCCGCATCGCGCGTCGCGACCAGCGTGACCGTCTTGCCGCCCGGCACGTACAGCGCATCGGGCGATACGTCCTCGAATACGCTGTCGCGCTTGCCGAGCGCATCGTAGGTCGTGCCGTCGACT
Proteins encoded in this window:
- a CDS encoding heme-degrading domain-containing protein, coding for MVTTLFRLDPHPFDDDASNPALPRFDAALARRMGEIAVNLASRRGLPIAVSIVGEQAPLFYCALDGSHANDSDAIRRRQNTVLRFGLSSLAVGERFRRAGWSLQSQGLSDDDYALDGGGVPLRVAGAGIVGAMTIAGLASEHNHALVVESLQWHVGRYALAPHA
- the iolB gene encoding 5-deoxy-glucuronate isomerase; its protein translation is MTISPLLVKASPEREICNVTPESAGWKHVGFRALRLKAGDTETLDTGTRELCVVVLTGTVRAEVDGTTYDALGKRDSVFEDVSPDALYVPGGKTVTLVATRDAEIALCTAPYASGDKPVQRLDGERMRRSVRGQGTNTRYVCDILMGDNPAAERLLVVEVVTPASHSSSYPPHKHDRDAAPDETSLEETYYHRIDPPQGFAFQRVYTDDRSLDEACAVENHDVVMVPRGYHPVVAPHGYNLYYLNVMAGPSRAWAFRNDPAHEWMLDAAPKR